One Brassica napus cultivar Da-Ae chromosome A1, Da-Ae, whole genome shotgun sequence genomic region harbors:
- the LOC106408525 gene encoding uncharacterized protein LOC106408525, giving the protein MEYSYAQIIPNELFCKVKGAVIVYPISKAWKLDLLREIVVPEDIPLIQNLKSTLSPRVNRYCWSHTKSGVYSVKSGYALAMETMEASEPAPVLEPSATALQARALSNCVPVCNSLADRHCGNDRNCPRCGAEEETRNHLFFECPSSVQAWDLADMPHSLAYSRAPRYLDTTINNVPWVIWYIWKARNDKAFNSKDPSPLETIQIAKSEAESWRVA; this is encoded by the exons ATGGAGTACTCATATGCTCAAATTATTCCTAATGAGCTATTCTGCAAAGTTAAAGGTGCAGTCATAGTAT ATCCGATCTCAAAAGCTTGGAAGCTGGACCTCCTACGGGAGATAGTGGTCCCTGAGGATATCCCCCTCATCCAGAACCTTAAATCTACACTATCCCCTCGTGTAAACAGGTACTGCTGGAGCCACACCAAGTCCGGTGTCTATTCTGTAAAATCTGGCTATGCTTTGGCCATGGAAACAATGGAAGCTTCAGAACCTGCTCCTGTTCTGGAACCAAGCGCCACGGCTCTGCAGGCTAGA GCGCTCTCCAATTGCGTCCCAGTCTGCAACTCACTCGCGGATCGGCATTGCGGCAATGATCGAAACTGCCCAAGATGCGGAGCGGAGGAAGAAACGCGTAACCACCTGTTCTTTGAATGTCCGTCTTCTGTACAAGCGTGGGATCTGGCTGATATGCCACATTCTCTGGCTTATTCCCGTGCACCTCGATACTTA GATACTACTATCAACAACGTCCCGTGGGtaatatggtacatttggaaagccCGAAACGACAAAGCTTTCAACAGCAAAGACCCCTCCCCGCTAGAGACTATTCAGATCGCTAAATCTGAGGCCGAAAGCTGGCGTGTAGCTTAA
- the LOC111208190 gene encoding protein OXIDATIVE STRESS 3 LIKE 2-like, with product MMDKFGRSFSSSSPIGKNSDDEGRENEAESPYKGPLDTMESLEEVLPIRRGISKFYNGKSKSFASLNNTESLSMKDLGRPDNLYSRHRRNLLRHQLFSRGGISKKPLKANFTVVSSCGDDSSSASHLKHQH from the exons ATGATGGATAAGTTTGGCAGGTCCTTCTCGTCTTCTTCTCCGATCGGCAAGAATAGTGATGACGAAGGAAGAGAAAATGAAGCTGAATCTCCTTACAAGGGTCCCCTTGATACGATGGAATCTCTCGAAGAAGTTTTACCCATCag GAGAGGGATATCCAAGTTCTACAATGGGAAGTCCAAGTCTTTCGCCAGCTTAAACAATACTGAATCCTTGTCGATGAAAGATTTAGGGAGGCCAGATAACCTTTACAGTCGCCACCGGAGAAATCTTCTCCGTCACCAGCTTTTTAGTCGCGGTGGGATCTCGAAGAAACCGCTCAAGGCCAACTTCACGGTGGTCTCTTCCTGCGGCGATGATTCGTCTTCAGCCTCTCATTTAAAACATCAGCATTGA
- the LOC125576546 gene encoding uncharacterized protein LOC125576546 codes for MESTGNSSVSGDRKASKKTVASSVTAKPNGKSPVSSTNPMNPNTVTALSSAHANQVMFFRDVSLGPCEAELRFRLIHLWEARNIYTKTLLGKEMLLIDEEGTVIQGFVPAGRVGTFDLVAGSVYKLRNFFGSRNKTQFSVADHIAIVSFSWNSDLSVFENPPVLIPEDRFRFHSFEEFMANSDSKGDLYDYVGHMRLVNGQTLTDHTVLDEVAITKKRHLCVHVQTHDGPVMKLYLWDNAASEFCQKFKSYGRTPHVLLVTTVNPKHLGGTLCLTSVSSSRVFMDDDVQPSKDYFEWLSSNTGIANRIAAEVVAKPEAVTLEELFSYIKQEASKVAWFECTATIDDVVQCSSWYYVSCGGCNSKAVKGPTSLMCNNKKCEKSEVTGVPQYLTKISVYDKSEQAVFVILGNAGKELTGKHAAELVANFFESNEGAGADHCVPVPQALLDTIGQTRKFIVKVSDHNLKGKTHTITVTKILPPEAALPATSDDIPTTMGDGSAPSSGFGDPAGDKARKAADSLESDDAKRSKSG; via the exons ATGGAATCCACCGGCAACTCATCCGTCTCCGGCGATCGCAAAGCCAGCAAGAAGACCGTCGCCTCCTCTGTGACTGCGAAACCAAACGGAAAGTCCCCTGTTTCGTCTACCAATCCGATGAACCCAAACACTGTTACCGCTCTGTCCTCCGCGCATGCAAACCAagtgatgttcttcagagatgtTTCACTCGGCCCATGCGAAGCTGAGTTGAGGTTTCGTCTGATTCACTTATGGGAGGCTCGAAATATATACACGAAAACCCTGCTTGGAAAAGAGATGCTCCTTATTGACGAAGAG GGAACTGTTATTCAAggttttgttccagctggtcgAGTAGGGACATTTGATCTGGTAGCTGGTTCCGTCTATAAGCTCAGGAATTTTTTCGGATCCAGGAACAAAACTCAGTTCTCGGTTGCTGATCATATCGCCATCGTCTCATTCAGTTGGAATTCTGATTTATCCGTTTTTGAGAACCCTCCGGTTCTGATTCCAGAAGACAGGTTCAGGTTCCACAGCTTCGAGGAGTTTATGGCCAACTCTGATTCCAAGGGTGATCTTTACG ATTATGTTGGCCACATGAGGCTGGTGAATGGGCAGACTCTCACTGACCATACTGTTCTTGACGAAGTTGCCATAACTAAGAAGCGGCATCTATGTGTTCATGTTCAGACACATGA CGGACCAGTGATGAAGCTCTATCTATGGGATAATGCCGCATCTGAGTTTTGCCAGAAATTTAAATCGTATGGAAGGACCCCACACGTTCTTTTGGTCACCACAGTGAACCCTAAACATCTTGGAG GAACCCTTTGTCTCACTTCTGTGTCATCATCTCGAGTGTTCATGGATGACGATGTTCAGCCTAGCAAGGATTACTTTGAATG GTTGAGCTCCAACACAGGTATTGCTAATAGGATTGCTGCTGAGGTAGTCGCAAAGCCTGAGGCAGTGACTCTTGAGGAGCTATTCTCCTACATTAAGCAGGAAGCTTCTAAG GTTGCTTGGTTTGAATGCACAGCAACTATAGATGATGTTGTCCAGTGTTCTTCTTGGTATTACGTTTCCTGCGGTGGATGTAATAGTAAGGCAGTTAAAGGTCCTACTTCTCTGATGTGCAACAACAAGAAGTGTGAGAAGAGTGAAGTCACAGGCGTGCCTCA GTACCTCACGAAGATTTCTGTTTATGATAAGAGCGAGCAAGCAGTTTTTGTCATCCTTGGTAATGCCGGCAAGGAGTTGACTGGGAAACATGCAGCAGAATTGGTTGCTAATTTCTTTGAG TCTAATGAGGGAGCAGGAGCTGACCATTGCGTTCCGGTTCCACAAGCTTTACTTGATACAATAGGGCAGACACGGAAGTTCATTGTGAAAGTGTCGGACCATAACTTGAAAGGCAAGACTCATACCATAACTGTCACAAAGATACTCCCACCAGAAGCTGCACTTCCAGCAACGTCCGATGATATTCCTACGACTATGGGTGATGGATCTGCTCCTTCCAGCGGCTTTGGAGATCCTGCGGGTGATAAGGCTAGAAAAGCTGCTGATAGTCTTGAGTCAGACGATGCCAAGCGTTCCAAGAGTGGCTAA
- the LOC106407026 gene encoding F-box/kelch-repeat protein At5g51250-like, giving the protein MSSSPEKKKEKKLEEELPSTPQPNPTPSLPDELLTSCIARLSRLYYPTLSLVSKSFRSLLASPELYKARSLSFRTESCLYLCLESSSDSRWFTLCRKPDKTETEDDVSKNKKNNDDVSKNKKKKKSTSYALWKLPSLHSPPAVFSGLVSVGSDIYNIRSSSNVSVLDCRFHTWRKAPSLPVELMALSACAVDEKIYVAGIHGESLKNASKVLDARTQTWDDVVSIPCSLTRRGALNMRSVCIDGKPHVATDDGVVCYNSQEGKWELGEAKMGSFRFSDSYCEVENVLYSVYDGMLRWYDGEVNVWRSLEGLVGLPKFLPGVSVRLCDYGGNMVVVWDKNMLSSGEKKILCAEIALERRGVWEIWGGVEWVEHVLTVPIGYYIVKALSAMV; this is encoded by the coding sequence ATGTCGTCGTCTCCggaaaagaagaaggagaagaagctggaGGAGGAGCTCCCGTCGACACCGCAACCGAACCCAACTCCATCACTTCCCGATGAATTGCTAACAAGCTGCATCGCACGCCTCTCAAGATTATACTACCCGACTCTCTCCCTCGTCTCCAAGAGCTTCCGATCACTTCTCGCCTCGCCGGAGCTATACAAAGCCCGATCACTCTCATTCCGCACCGAGAGCTGTCTCTATCTCTGCCTAGAGTCATCCTCTGACTCTCGCTGGTTCACCCTCTGCCGAAAACCtgataaaaccgaaaccgaagATGACGTCAGcaagaacaagaagaacaaTGATGACGTCagcaagaacaagaagaagaagaagtcaacTAGCTATGCTTTGTGGAAACTCCCATCTCTCCACTCTCCTCCCGCCGTGTTTTCCGGTCTCGTCTCCGTCGGTTCTGACATCTACAACATCAGATCCTCCTCCAACGTCTCGGTTCTCGACTGTCGGTTTCACACGTGGCGCAAAGCTCCGAGCTTGCCTGTGGAGCTGATGGCGCTCTCCGCTTGCGCCGTTGACGAGAAGATATACGTGGCGGGGATCCACGGCGAGTCGCTGAAGAACGCGTCCAAGGTGTTGGACGCAAGAACGCAAACATGGGATGACGTGGTCTCCATCCCTTGCAGCCTGACGAGACGCGGCGCTTTGAACATGAGGAGCGTGTGTATCGACGGGAAGCCGCACGTGGCGACTGACGATGGTGTGGTTTGTTATAACTCCCAGGAAGGTAAGTGGGAACTGGGGGAAGCGAAGATGGGTTCTTTTAGGTTTTCGGATTCTTACTGCGAGGTTGAGAATGTTTTGTACTCTGTTTATGATGGAATGTTGAGGTGGTACGACGGTGAGGTGAACGTGTGGAGAAGTTTGGAGGGTTTGGTCGGACTGCCGAAGTTCTTGCCTGGTGTTTCTGTTAGATTGTGTGATTATGGTGGTAACATGGTTGTCGTGTGGGACAAGAACATGCTCTCTAGTGGCGAGAAGAAGATTTTGTGTGCTGAGATTGCGCTTGAAAGGCGTGGAGTTTGGGAAATTTGGGGAGGAGTTGAGTGGGTTGAGCATGTGCTTACAGTTCCTATAGGTTATTATATCGTCAAGGCTCTTTCTGCTATGGTTTGA
- the LOC106408523 gene encoding uncharacterized protein LOC106408523 — translation MLSLRPLARRFLWCDVSDGQSSSFWFDHWLDLGPLIDVVGQDGPQLMGIPIESRVSDAGTSRGWRLPPSRTRNQSLAAVRDCLLRTPLPSSVEHSDCFEWIVPGSATTIFSSALTWDHLRPRVPRPPWHTGVWFKGCIPKHAFHFWVVILNRLPVRDRLVRWGLEVSDKCLLCTQNIETRDHLFLSCDYSREVWNIVSRRLGDSWLCDNWGAFMNWISDTASPPVTLLKRLVFQATIYLIWRERNSRLHAGPSLLPSLLFRQIDRCIKDAILARLNRKGFRNLLSLWFAHE, via the coding sequence ATGCTCTCCCTACGCCCTCTTGCTAGAAGATTCCTTTGGTGTGATGTTTCAGACGGGCAGAGCTCTAGCTTCTGGTTTGATCACTGGCTTGATCTGGGTCCTTTAATTGATGTTGTTGGACAGGACGGTCCCCAACTGATGGGTATTCCTATAGAAAGCAGGGTCTCAGATGCTGGTACCTCCCGCGGGTGGCGTCTCCCTCCCTCCCGCACTCGTAATCAAAGTCTTGCAGCGGTAAGGGATTGTCTTCTCCGAACTCCTCTTCCGTCTTCGGTTGAACACTCAGATTGTTTTGAATGGATCGTTCCCGGGTCTGCGACTACTATATTCTCATCGGCGCTAACGTGGGATCATCTTAGACCAAGAGTGCCTCGACCTCCTTGGCACACTGGTGTTTGGTTCAAAGGCTGTATTCCAAAGCATGCGTTTCACTTTTGGGTGGTGATTCTCAATAGACTACCGGTTCGTGACAGGTTGGTCAGATGGGGATTAGAAGTCTCAGATAAATGCCTGCTATGTACCCAAAACATAGAGACTCGGGATCATCTCTTCTTGTCGTGTGATTACAGTCGAGAGGTATGGAACATTGTGTCAAGACGTCTGGGGGATAGCTGGCTCTGTGATAACTGGGGTGCTTTTATGAATTGGATTAGTGATACCGCTTCTCCTCCTGTTACTCTGCTCAAGCGTCTGGTCTTCCAGGCTACAATCTATCTGATTTGGCGTGAAAGGAACTCGCGACtccacgctggcccatcccttCTACCTTCTCTGCTGTTCAGGCAGATTGACAGGTGTATCAAGGATGCAATTCTGGCTCGTCTCAACCGCAAGGGGTTCAGAAATCTTCTAAGCCTCTGGTTTGCTCATGAGTAA
- the LOC106409450 gene encoding protein LIGHT-DEPENDENT SHORT HYPOCOTYLS 4, with product MDPIHGFIGTTNISHNTNLMIAAAAVTTSSSSSSSSSGGSATTQLSRYENQKRRDWNTFGQYLRNHRPPLSLSRCSGAHVLEFLRYLDQFGKTKVHTQLCPFFGHPNPPAPCACPLRQAWGSLDALIGRLRAAFEENGGSPETNPFGARAVRLYLREVRDSQAKARGISYEKKKRKRPPPMPLPPPHSVISSSPN from the exons ATGGATCCAATCCATGGCTTTATTGGCACAACAAACatctcacacaacacaaacctTATGATCGCCGCCGCAGCAGTCACTacctcatcctcctcctcctcgtctTCTTCAGGCGGATCGGCGACGACCCAGCTGAGTAGGTATGAGAATCAGAAGAGAAGAGATTGGAACACATTTGGACAGTATCTACGCAACCACCGTCCCCCACTTTCTCTCTCCCGTTGCAGTGGTGCTCATGTTCTTGAGTTTCTCAGGTACCTCGACCAATTTGGCAAGACCAAG GTTCACACACAACTGTGTCCGTTCTTTGGACACCCAAATCCACCAGCACCATGTGCCTGTCCACTACGGCAAGCATGGGGCAGCCTCGACGCACTCATTGGCAGGCTTCGAGCCGCTTTTGAAGAGAACGGTGGTTCACCTGAGACTAACCCTTTCGGTGCACGAGCCGTTCGTCTCTACCTAAGGGAAGTGCGTGACTCGCAGGCTAAAGCGCGTGGGATCAGCTATGAAAAGAAGAAGCGAAAGCGTCCTCCTCCGATGCCCCTACCACCGCCTCACTCGGTGATTTCCAGTAGCCCTAATTAG